A genomic window from Balneola vulgaris DSM 17893 includes:
- a CDS encoding adenylate kinase has translation MNIILFGPPGAGKGTQAKLLQDKYAIPHLSTGDIFRTAIKNQTPLGVKVKAILDNGKLVPDETVVDLVADELKDEKYDNGFILDGFPRTVPQAEAFDTIAKDQNKAIDAFVVLTVPEEELISRILSRGQGRADDTEEKIKTRLEVYHTETEPVKNHYDAKGVVKEINGIGTIDEIFERITSSVEK, from the coding sequence ATGAACATCATTCTATTCGGCCCTCCAGGTGCCGGCAAAGGTACTCAAGCAAAGTTACTTCAGGATAAGTACGCAATTCCGCACCTGTCTACAGGGGATATATTCCGTACGGCCATTAAAAACCAGACCCCACTAGGCGTTAAAGTAAAAGCGATTCTAGATAATGGGAAATTGGTACCTGATGAAACCGTTGTTGATCTTGTTGCCGATGAATTAAAAGATGAGAAGTACGATAACGGCTTTATTCTTGATGGATTCCCAAGAACGGTTCCACAAGCTGAAGCCTTTGATACCATCGCAAAAGATCAGAACAAAGCTATTGACGCCTTTGTTGTTCTCACAGTACCTGAAGAAGAATTGATATCACGTATCTTATCTCGTGGCCAAGGCCGCGCCGACGATACCGAAGAAAAAATCAAAACTCGTTTAGAGGTATATCATACAGAAACCGAACCCGTTAAAAATCATTACGACGCTAAAGGGGTTGTAAAAGAAATTAATGGCATCGGTACTATCGATGAAATATTTGAACGTATTACTTCTTCAGTAGAGAAATAA
- a CDS encoding glycerol-3-phosphate dehydrogenase/oxidase — protein MNRAEYVDQVRSFNDYWDIVIVGGGATGLGCAVDAASRGYKTLLLEMADFAKGTSSRSTKLVHGGVRYLQQGDVSLVIEALHERGLMIQNAPHLVSHQSFIVPSYEWWNGPFYGIGMKVYDALAGKLGIKKSESLTKKEVLEKIPTLEPEGLRGGVIYYDGQFDDARLAINLAQTAADEGAIPLNYMKVKSLIKNGSGFVEGLVAQDHINGEEFKINARVVVNATGIFSDSILKMDDQGHQNMIQCAQGIHLVLDKEFLPGDAAIMVPHTDDGRVLFAVPWHGKAIVGTTDTPIDKPSLEPVALEEEIEFVLRHAKQYLAKNPERSDVQSVFAGLRPLVKPADAKNTSEISRSHHLQVSESGLVTIAGGKWTTYRKMAEDTIDQASVVAGLEFKKSGTKNLRIHGWLKNVDRSDAHSVYGSDRVAFDALLEEDESYKEKLHPALPFVVGEVIWALRNEMAQTLEDILSRRTRALLLNAKACVEMAEKVATIMADELGKDSDWIRSEVNEFNEIAKNYILD, from the coding sequence ATGAATAGAGCAGAGTATGTAGATCAAGTTCGGTCGTTTAATGATTATTGGGACATCGTGATTGTAGGTGGGGGGGCAACGGGTTTAGGTTGTGCCGTTGATGCCGCTTCAAGAGGGTATAAAACCCTATTGTTGGAAATGGCTGATTTTGCAAAGGGCACTTCAAGCCGAAGTACAAAGCTCGTGCATGGTGGTGTTAGGTATCTGCAGCAAGGGGATGTATCGCTTGTGATTGAAGCATTGCACGAGCGAGGTTTAATGATTCAAAATGCGCCTCATTTGGTGAGCCATCAATCCTTTATTGTTCCAAGTTACGAGTGGTGGAACGGACCTTTCTATGGTATAGGAATGAAAGTATATGATGCTTTAGCAGGAAAGCTTGGCATCAAGAAGTCTGAAAGTCTGACGAAAAAAGAGGTGCTTGAAAAGATACCCACACTTGAGCCAGAAGGACTTAGAGGAGGCGTTATCTATTATGATGGACAATTTGATGATGCCCGTTTAGCCATTAATCTAGCCCAAACGGCAGCTGATGAAGGCGCTATTCCACTTAATTATATGAAGGTAAAGAGTCTTATAAAGAATGGATCAGGTTTTGTAGAAGGGCTAGTAGCACAAGATCATATCAATGGAGAAGAGTTTAAGATAAACGCTAGAGTGGTCGTAAATGCCACGGGAATATTTTCAGACAGTATTCTTAAGATGGATGACCAAGGCCATCAAAATATGATACAATGTGCTCAAGGTATACACCTAGTACTCGACAAAGAGTTTTTACCAGGTGATGCTGCTATCATGGTTCCTCATACCGATGATGGGCGTGTACTTTTTGCAGTGCCTTGGCATGGTAAAGCAATAGTTGGAACTACAGATACCCCAATTGATAAACCAAGTCTTGAGCCGGTGGCCTTAGAGGAAGAAATTGAATTTGTATTACGCCATGCCAAACAATATCTAGCTAAAAACCCTGAGCGATCGGATGTGCAAAGTGTATTTGCTGGGTTGCGTCCGTTGGTTAAACCTGCTGATGCTAAGAATACTTCAGAAATATCAAGGAGCCATCATCTACAAGTGTCTGAATCAGGCTTGGTAACTATCGCAGGCGGTAAATGGACTACCTACCGAAAGATGGCTGAGGATACCATTGATCAAGCATCGGTTGTGGCCGGACTAGAGTTTAAAAAGTCGGGCACTAAGAATCTTAGAATACATGGTTGGCTTAAAAATGTAGATCGTAGCGATGCTCATTCTGTTTATGGATCTGATCGAGTGGCTTTTGATGCTTTGCTTGAAGAGGATGAGAGTTATAAAGAGAAGCTTCACCCTGCGCTGCCTTTTGTAGTAGGTGAAGTGATTTGGGCACTTCGAAATGAAATGGCACAGACATTAGAGGATATTTTATCACGCAGAACACGAGCCCTTCTATTGAATGCCAAAGCATGTGTTGAAATGGCTGAAAAAGTAGCCACTATTATGGCCGATGAGTTAGGTAAAGATTCTGATTGGATACGCTCGGAAGTCAATGAATTCAATGAAATAGCAAAGAATTACATCCTAGATTGA
- the glpK gene encoding glycerol kinase GlpK translates to MAEKKYILSIDQGTTSSRAIIFDHKGKIVALSQKEFKQHFPNDGWVEHDAEEIWHTQQEVIHTALSENDIDGNEIAAIGITNQRETTVVWDKESGKPIYNAIVWQDRRTSDYCDSLKEDGWVEPIKKKTGLIVDSYFSGTKVKWVLENVDGAREKADEGKLAFGTIDSWLVWNLTKGKSHVTDMTNASRTMLYNIREKKWDDELLELMEIPSAMLPEVVESSADIAKAVLMDSKLELPITGIAGDQQAALFGQMCLEPGMLKNTYGTGSFIMFNTGEEIIESENKLLTTIAWSINGKVEYALEGSIFIAGAVVQWLRDGLGIIEKSSDIEALAETEEDNGGVFMVPAFAGLGAPHWDQKARGAIYGLTRATTAGHIARAALEGIAYQVRDVLLAMEADSGIEIKELRVDGGATGNNLLMQFQSDILRIPIVRPEILETTALGAAYLAGLAVGFWDSTEELQRLWKEEKKFTPSMKDDEVDQRMKKWNQAVGKSKNWID, encoded by the coding sequence ATGGCTGAGAAAAAATATATTCTATCGATAGATCAAGGGACGACGAGTTCTCGAGCCATTATATTTGATCATAAAGGAAAGATCGTTGCTTTATCACAAAAGGAGTTCAAACAGCACTTCCCAAATGATGGCTGGGTAGAGCATGATGCGGAAGAAATATGGCATACTCAACAAGAGGTAATCCATACCGCTTTATCTGAAAATGATATCGACGGTAATGAAATCGCGGCTATAGGAATTACCAATCAACGAGAAACCACGGTTGTTTGGGATAAAGAGTCGGGTAAGCCCATTTATAATGCCATTGTTTGGCAAGACCGAAGAACCTCCGATTATTGCGATTCTTTAAAAGAGGATGGTTGGGTTGAACCCATAAAAAAGAAAACAGGATTAATTGTAGATAGTTATTTCTCGGGCACTAAAGTAAAGTGGGTCTTAGAAAATGTAGACGGAGCTAGAGAAAAAGCCGATGAAGGCAAACTAGCTTTTGGAACCATTGATAGTTGGTTGGTTTGGAATCTAACAAAGGGGAAGTCTCATGTAACTGATATGACCAATGCTTCTAGAACGATGCTTTATAACATCCGTGAGAAGAAATGGGATGATGAACTACTGGAATTGATGGAAATCCCGTCGGCAATGTTACCTGAAGTTGTTGAATCAAGTGCAGACATTGCAAAAGCTGTTCTAATGGATTCAAAATTAGAACTCCCTATTACGGGAATAGCAGGCGATCAGCAGGCGGCATTGTTTGGACAGATGTGTTTAGAGCCCGGTATGCTCAAAAACACCTATGGTACCGGTTCTTTCATCATGTTTAATACCGGAGAGGAAATCATAGAGTCGGAAAACAAGCTATTAACCACCATTGCCTGGAGTATCAACGGGAAGGTAGAGTATGCCTTAGAAGGATCCATATTTATAGCCGGAGCCGTGGTTCAATGGTTAAGAGATGGTTTGGGTATCATAGAAAAATCATCGGATATAGAAGCCCTTGCTGAAACCGAAGAGGATAACGGAGGCGTGTTCATGGTTCCAGCATTTGCAGGTTTAGGAGCTCCACATTGGGATCAAAAAGCCAGAGGAGCAATCTATGGGTTAACCCGTGCTACCACCGCTGGACATATAGCACGAGCGGCACTCGAAGGCATAGCATATCAAGTAAGAGATGTGTTGCTAGCTATGGAAGCAGATTCAGGCATCGAGATAAAAGAACTACGAGTAGATGGAGGCGCGACAGGAAACAATCTATTGATGCAGTTTCAATCAGATATCTTACGCATACCCATAGTACGACCGGAGATTTTGGAAACAACTGCATTAGGAGCCGCATACCTAGCGGGATTAGCCGTAGGATTTTGGGATTCAACTGAAGAACTTCAACGACTATGGAAAGAAGAAAAGAAGTTCACCCCAAGCATGAAGGATGATGAAGTGGACCAACGAATGAAAAAATGGAACCAAGCCGTTGGTAAGAGTAAAAACTGGATAGATTAA
- a CDS encoding patatin-like phospholipase family protein, which translates to MMKKKVHLVLGSGGARGIAHIGVIEQLEKEGFEIVEVIGCSMGAVVGGIYCAGQLSEYKEWLFTLTKKRVFELLDFTFTGQGFVKGERLFSKHMEVTGPQHIEDFKIPFTAVATDMKHNEEVYFKEGDLFKALRASVSIPGIFTPVVYDGKVLVDGGVLNPLPINLVNKQDDAIVVAVDINSRTIIEELLLKRNEKEVHKPSWFENLLPNSIKELARSEPKEDEPEKESFNLFELMESTFSFTQDQLTKVMIEYHQPDILVRIPRNTCDTFEFHKARDLVNVGERAYKHAMQEYKTKLGH; encoded by the coding sequence ATGATGAAAAAGAAAGTACATTTAGTGCTAGGCTCAGGCGGGGCAAGAGGTATTGCTCATATAGGCGTAATTGAACAGCTCGAAAAAGAGGGGTTCGAGATAGTCGAAGTTATAGGCTGTTCGATGGGCGCTGTGGTAGGGGGTATATACTGTGCAGGACAATTATCTGAATATAAAGAATGGCTTTTCACCCTTACTAAAAAACGAGTGTTTGAGTTACTCGACTTTACATTTACCGGCCAAGGCTTTGTAAAAGGAGAGCGGTTATTCAGTAAGCACATGGAAGTTACAGGGCCTCAACACATTGAAGACTTTAAGATTCCTTTTACCGCCGTTGCTACAGATATGAAGCACAATGAAGAGGTGTACTTTAAAGAGGGAGATTTATTTAAAGCCCTCAGAGCTTCGGTTTCTATACCAGGTATTTTTACACCCGTAGTGTATGATGGAAAGGTTTTAGTAGATGGTGGGGTGTTAAATCCTTTGCCTATAAACTTAGTTAATAAGCAGGATGACGCCATAGTAGTAGCGGTAGATATAAATTCACGAACCATTATTGAAGAGCTGCTATTGAAACGCAATGAGAAAGAAGTTCATAAGCCAAGTTGGTTCGAAAACCTCTTACCTAATTCTATAAAAGAACTGGCTAGGAGTGAGCCCAAAGAAGATGAACCTGAAAAGGAATCGTTTAATCTATTCGAATTGATGGAAAGCACTTTTAGCTTCACTCAAGATCAGCTCACCAAAGTAATGATCGAATACCACCAACCAGATATTCTAGTTAGGATACCTAGAAACACCTGCGACACTTTCGAATTTCATAAAGCAAGAGATTTAGTGAATGTAGGAGAGCGTGCATACAAACATGCGATGCAGGAATATAAAACAAAGTTAGGGCACTAA
- a CDS encoding glutaminase, whose translation MDYSAVIKEIVSELEGKKFGGKTATYIPELATVDENKFGIHLCTLQNEHCSFGDSDEKFSIQSIAKVFGLTMAYPILGEKLWKRVGVEPSGNPFNSLVQLEYEQGVPRNPLINAGALVISDVLISVLKNPKSEFLEFVKRLSGNSSINYNEKVAESEKETGYRNVALASLMKSFGNLDNLVEDVLDFYCYMCSIEMSCQELAQTFLLYANHGKEVQSGEMILTASQSKRLSAIMLTCGFYDQAGEFSFKVGLPGKSGVGGGIAAVFPGHYSITVWSPKLNKAGNSVLGMEVLERLTTKTGVSIF comes from the coding sequence ATGGATTACAGCGCAGTAATTAAAGAAATTGTATCAGAGCTTGAAGGAAAGAAATTCGGCGGTAAAACTGCTACCTATATACCTGAATTAGCTACTGTTGATGAGAATAAGTTTGGCATACATCTTTGTACCCTACAAAATGAACACTGTAGCTTTGGAGATAGTGATGAGAAGTTCTCTATTCAAAGTATAGCCAAGGTCTTTGGGCTTACTATGGCCTACCCAATACTAGGAGAGAAATTATGGAAACGCGTTGGTGTTGAGCCCTCAGGGAATCCTTTTAATTCCTTAGTTCAGCTAGAATATGAACAAGGAGTGCCAAGGAATCCGCTAATAAACGCAGGTGCTTTAGTCATATCTGACGTTCTTATTAGTGTGCTAAAGAACCCCAAAAGCGAGTTTCTTGAGTTTGTAAAACGATTATCTGGGAACTCATCCATTAACTACAATGAAAAAGTAGCTGAATCGGAAAAGGAAACAGGCTACAGAAACGTCGCCCTGGCTAGTCTTATGAAGTCTTTTGGGAATTTAGATAACCTCGTAGAAGACGTATTAGATTTCTATTGCTACATGTGTTCCATTGAAATGAGTTGTCAAGAGCTTGCCCAAACCTTCTTGCTTTATGCTAACCATGGTAAAGAGGTGCAATCGGGTGAGATGATCTTAACTGCATCCCAATCAAAACGTCTTAGTGCGATAATGTTAACCTGTGGGTTCTATGATCAGGCCGGGGAGTTTTCCTTTAAAGTGGGCTTACCGGGAAAAAGTGGGGTTGGCGGAGGAATAGCAGCCGTTTTCCCAGGACATTACAGCATTACAGTATGGAGCCCTAAATTGAATAAAGCAGGGAATTCAGTATTGGGTATGGAAGTGTTAGAACGACTTACTACAAAAACGGGCGTATCTATTTTTTAA
- a CDS encoding cyanophycinase, which yields MKNLLKAVIASFLVLGLNPSATQAQSTSQESITKGPENGKLIIIGGSARSEIFRQKFIEYAGGKDATIIIVPTAQGEENIKRRDPNYERLKAPFIQMGVKNIHVLNTEDPTVANREDFIAPIKKATGVWFTGGRQWRIADGFLNTKAHQEFNKLLERGGVVAGSSAGATIQGSYLARGDTQTNTVMMGDHEEGLGFLTNVAIDQHLFARNRQFDMFEILDHKPELLGIGLDENTGIVVHGDWFEVIGESYVVMYDGTRWSAERDTVYQLPEGSREFYMLKEGQKYDLTNRRVIQN from the coding sequence ATGAAGAACCTATTAAAAGCTGTTATTGCTTCTTTTCTCGTACTGGGATTGAACCCTAGTGCTACACAAGCTCAAAGTACTTCTCAAGAGTCCATTACAAAAGGACCGGAGAATGGAAAGCTTATTATTATTGGTGGGTCGGCACGCTCAGAAATATTCCGCCAAAAATTCATTGAATATGCTGGAGGAAAGGATGCTACCATTATCATTGTGCCAACAGCTCAGGGCGAAGAAAATATAAAGCGAAGAGATCCTAATTATGAGCGGTTAAAAGCTCCTTTTATACAAATGGGAGTAAAAAACATTCATGTATTGAATACAGAAGATCCCACGGTTGCAAACCGAGAGGATTTCATTGCTCCTATAAAAAAAGCGACGGGTGTATGGTTTACGGGCGGTCGACAATGGCGTATTGCAGATGGTTTTTTAAACACTAAAGCACATCAAGAATTTAATAAGCTCTTAGAGCGTGGCGGAGTTGTTGCAGGGTCTTCTGCAGGGGCAACCATACAAGGTTCCTACCTAGCAAGGGGCGATACTCAAACAAATACAGTTATGATGGGCGATCATGAAGAAGGGCTGGGATTCTTAACAAACGTGGCCATAGATCAGCACCTATTCGCTCGTAATCGCCAGTTTGATATGTTTGAAATTCTAGATCATAAACCCGAGTTGTTAGGTATAGGTTTAGACGAAAACACGGGAATAGTAGTACATGGAGATTGGTTTGAAGTAATTGGCGAAAGCTATGTAGTGATGTACGATGGTACCCGATGGTCGGCCGAAAGAGATACGGTATATCAGTTGCCAGAAGGATCGAGAGAGTTTTATATGTTGAAAGAAGGTCAAAAGTATGACCTCACAAATCGAAGAGTAATTCAAAACTAA
- the rplS gene encoding 50S ribosomal protein L19 produces MDKLKLIEQTIVNDELPQFTAGDTVNVHYRVREGEKERIQQYEGVVINERGSGANKTFTVRKISNNVGVERIFPLYSPFIAKIDVKRRGKVRRSKLFYLRNLTGKAARIKERDTRGEKK; encoded by the coding sequence ATGGATAAGTTAAAACTTATAGAACAAACAATAGTTAACGATGAACTGCCGCAGTTCACTGCAGGTGATACTGTAAACGTTCATTACCGTGTTCGCGAAGGTGAAAAAGAGCGTATTCAGCAGTACGAAGGTGTTGTAATTAACGAACGCGGAAGCGGAGCTAACAAAACATTTACTGTTCGCAAAATTAGTAATAACGTAGGTGTTGAGCGTATTTTCCCATTATACTCTCCGTTTATTGCTAAAATTGATGTTAAGCGTCGTGGTAAAGTGAGACGTTCTAAGTTGTTCTACCTACGTAACCTAACAGGTAAAGCAGCTCGTATTAAAGAGCGTGATACTCGCGGAGAAAAGAAGTAA
- a CDS encoding YiiX/YebB-like N1pC/P60 family cysteine hydrolase, with the protein MLKKIYLSVFVIIALYGVLLIPDNAAIPIEEEGNAVPFIWDKDDKWDELEEQFTQYTRLERDSLNLQIEYYLQESRDLLDQIDSTSIANDQELGHFLNSYFELSTRIAASKEIHPNYLEMYNDARRKIKQASINWDLSQHSQRELIYQMLYGMRAAVEEVLLQSYDAIDPVLHVQDEPSETPSTQVLGIKVHSGDLLVSRGGAEVSALISRGNDYPGNFSHVALIYIEEGTNIPYFIEAHIERGVAIARLDEYINDRKLRFMVVRPRADLEALQEDPMLPHKAAKWIFEEVQNRHIPYDFKMNFYDDEAMFCSEVGSTAYAKYGIQLWENESTLSSTGVVSLLNTFGVEYFRTQMPSDLEYDSQLSVVAEWRSNESLWDDHVYNAVIDAMLMCASQGDKVEHNPFMLPVARVIKGYSWLMNRFGKASIIPEGMSATQALKNNTFVEEHKTIKEKVLLESETFYQEKGYKPPYWELVRMAEKYASCSVN; encoded by the coding sequence ATGCTTAAAAAAATATACCTCTCTGTTTTTGTAATAATAGCACTTTACGGAGTGTTATTGATTCCCGACAACGCTGCTATTCCTATTGAAGAGGAGGGAAATGCGGTACCATTCATTTGGGATAAAGATGATAAATGGGATGAATTGGAGGAGCAGTTTACACAGTATACTCGGTTAGAAAGGGATTCCTTAAATCTACAGATTGAATATTACCTCCAAGAATCGCGTGACTTACTCGATCAAATAGATTCAACATCAATAGCGAACGACCAAGAGTTGGGGCACTTTTTGAATAGCTACTTTGAGCTTTCAACTCGAATTGCCGCTTCAAAAGAAATACATCCTAATTATTTAGAGATGTACAACGATGCCCGAAGGAAAATAAAGCAGGCATCGATTAATTGGGACCTAAGCCAACATTCTCAAAGAGAGCTCATTTATCAAATGTTATATGGAATGCGCGCTGCTGTTGAAGAAGTATTACTTCAATCATATGATGCTATAGACCCTGTACTACATGTTCAAGATGAGCCTTCAGAAACACCATCTACTCAAGTTTTAGGGATTAAAGTGCATAGTGGTGATTTATTAGTATCACGGGGTGGGGCTGAAGTGTCGGCTTTGATATCAAGAGGAAATGATTATCCAGGTAATTTCTCTCATGTAGCTCTTATTTATATAGAAGAGGGAACGAACATTCCGTATTTCATTGAAGCTCATATTGAACGAGGAGTAGCTATTGCTAGATTAGATGAATACATCAACGATCGAAAACTACGGTTTATGGTAGTTCGACCTCGTGCGGATTTAGAAGCACTTCAAGAAGATCCAATGCTTCCACATAAAGCAGCAAAATGGATATTTGAAGAAGTTCAAAATCGACATATACCCTATGATTTCAAGATGAACTTTTATGATGATGAAGCGATGTTTTGTTCAGAAGTAGGTTCAACAGCCTATGCCAAGTATGGTATTCAATTATGGGAAAATGAATCTACCCTTTCATCAACCGGTGTGGTGAGTTTGTTGAATACATTTGGTGTAGAATATTTCAGAACACAAATGCCTTCAGATTTAGAGTATGATTCTCAATTAAGTGTTGTGGCTGAATGGAGAAGCAATGAGTCGCTTTGGGATGATCATGTATACAATGCTGTTATAGATGCCATGCTTATGTGTGCTAGCCAAGGGGATAAAGTAGAGCATAATCCATTCATGTTGCCCGTAGCTAGAGTTATAAAAGGCTATAGTTGGCTAATGAATCGATTTGGGAAGGCAAGTATAATTCCGGAGGGGATGAGTGCCACGCAGGCTTTAAAGAACAATACCTTTGTTGAGGAGCATAAAACCATTAAAGAAAAAGTATTGCTAGAATCAGAAACATTCTATCAAGAAAAAGGCTATAAGCCACCCTATTGGGAACTTGTTCGAATGGCAGAAAAATATGCCAGTTGTTCTGTGAACTAA
- the dtd gene encoding D-aminoacyl-tRNA deacylase — MKVVVQRVSSASVTVGKEITGAIEKGLLLLVGIHEQDDRKSLEWMCNKILKLRIFEDEEGKMNKSVQDVEGGLLVVSQFTLYGDAKKGTRPSFIEAARPEFAEPYYEEMVQYFKEQSSLNIQTGQFGAMMEVELVNDGPVTLILEK, encoded by the coding sequence ATGAAAGTAGTAGTTCAGCGCGTAAGTTCAGCATCTGTAACCGTTGGAAAAGAAATAACCGGGGCCATTGAAAAAGGTTTATTACTTCTGGTTGGGATTCATGAGCAGGATGATAGAAAGTCATTAGAATGGATGTGTAATAAGATTCTGAAACTCCGCATTTTCGAAGATGAAGAAGGGAAAATGAATAAATCTGTTCAGGATGTTGAGGGAGGATTGCTCGTGGTTTCTCAATTCACACTATATGGAGATGCTAAAAAAGGAACGCGCCCAAGTTTCATAGAAGCAGCTCGTCCTGAATTTGCTGAGCCCTATTATGAAGAGATGGTTCAATATTTTAAAGAGCAATCATCATTGAATATTCAAACCGGTCAATTTGGTGCAATGATGGAAGTTGAACTCGTTAATGATGGGCCGGTAACCTTAATATTGGAGAAGTAA
- the trmD gene encoding tRNA (guanosine(37)-N1)-methyltransferase TrmD: MRIDIISAVPPLLDGPLDHSIVHRAKENGLVEIFKHDLRDYTEDKHKKIDDYPYGGEAGMVLTPQPLFSCIEHLTSERSYDEIIFTAPDGETFNQEEANKLSLKENIIIVCGHYKGIDQRVRDTLITKEYTIGDYVLSGGELPAMVITDAIVRLIPNAIGDAGSALSDSFQDGLLEAPIYTRPASFKGMEVPEVLRSGDHKKIQQWKLEQSISKTKERRQDLYEKFKKDY, from the coding sequence ATGAGGATTGACATAATATCTGCAGTACCACCATTACTAGACGGTCCATTGGATCACAGTATTGTTCACCGGGCTAAAGAAAACGGCTTAGTGGAAATTTTTAAGCACGACCTCCGCGATTACACGGAAGACAAGCATAAAAAAATCGACGATTACCCTTATGGCGGAGAAGCAGGGATGGTGTTAACACCCCAGCCCCTATTTAGTTGCATCGAGCACCTAACTTCAGAACGCAGCTATGACGAAATCATCTTTACAGCACCCGATGGTGAGACATTCAATCAAGAGGAAGCCAATAAGCTTTCATTGAAAGAAAACATCATCATTGTATGCGGGCATTATAAAGGAATTGATCAGCGAGTACGCGACACGCTAATCACCAAAGAGTATACCATTGGTGATTATGTACTATCAGGGGGAGAACTTCCAGCTATGGTTATCACAGATGCTATAGTTCGGTTAATTCCCAATGCCATTGGCGATGCTGGTAGTGCCTTAAGCGATTCATTTCAAGATGGTTTGTTAGAAGCCCCGATATATACGAGGCCTGCAAGCTTTAAAGGAATGGAAGTACCTGAAGTTTTACGATCAGGAGATCATAAAAAAATTCAGCAGTGGAAACTTGAACAGTCTATATCTAAGACCAAAGAACGAAGACAAGACTTGTACGAAAAATTTAAGAAAGATTATTAA
- a CDS encoding YfiT family bacillithiol transferase, whose translation MDLRYPIGNFDYDAQHQFSDVASWVDDIRTLPSRISSAIQTYSQEELDTTYRPGGWTTTQVIHHLGDSHLNSLIRFKLALTEKNPTIKPYDEQAWTSLGDYDALSIEDGLTLLELIHKKWVAVLDQMNEEDFNKTFFHPESEIEYSLLQATAMYAWHGNHHLGHIQLIKRNQ comes from the coding sequence ATGGATCTGAGATACCCTATCGGAAATTTTGATTATGATGCACAACATCAATTCAGTGATGTAGCTTCATGGGTAGATGATATTAGAACACTCCCCTCAAGAATAAGTTCCGCTATACAAACCTACTCTCAAGAAGAATTAGATACTACGTATCGCCCAGGTGGTTGGACGACCACTCAAGTGATTCATCATTTAGGTGATAGCCACTTAAATTCTTTGATTCGTTTTAAACTGGCACTAACAGAAAAGAATCCGACCATTAAACCTTATGATGAACAAGCTTGGACTTCATTAGGTGATTATGATGCATTGAGTATAGAGGATGGATTAACCTTACTTGAACTCATACATAAAAAGTGGGTAGCTGTTTTAGATCAAATGAATGAAGAAGATTTCAATAAAACATTCTTTCATCCTGAATCTGAGATTGAATATAGTTTATTGCAAGCAACAGCAATGTACGCTTGGCATGGAAATCACCATTTAGGGCATATTCAACTCATCAAAAGAAACCAATAA
- a CDS encoding DUF1499 domain-containing protein, translating to MSYTGRSKKGIKSLQWGISLSIIGALVVLLAGYGYQWGWWHFRLGFQMIPWATGTTVVGGLITTFGFIRAKKTKTTLTVLGTISVIIALGALFNIGYWYLEVEKGYPPIHDITTDIQNPPAFVAIAPLRADAPNPVEYAGIETAMSQQSYYGDLSGIESNLPYDEAFDKALATVDEMPWTLVETNKEEGRIEAYEKLAWFGFIDDVVIRVDTTNTGSIIDIRSKSRIGRGDLGVNYKRIEAFKNAFKK from the coding sequence ATGAGCTATACAGGTAGATCCAAAAAAGGCATTAAGTCATTACAATGGGGTATTAGTTTATCCATCATCGGAGCGCTTGTTGTTTTATTAGCTGGCTATGGTTACCAATGGGGTTGGTGGCATTTTAGGCTTGGCTTTCAGATGATTCCTTGGGCCACAGGTACTACGGTTGTAGGTGGACTCATTACAACTTTTGGTTTTATCAGAGCTAAAAAAACAAAAACCACTTTAACCGTTTTAGGTACTATTAGTGTAATAATAGCCCTAGGTGCACTCTTCAATATTGGGTATTGGTATTTGGAAGTAGAAAAGGGCTACCCACCCATCCATGATATAACCACAGACATTCAGAATCCTCCAGCTTTTGTAGCAATTGCCCCTCTTCGTGCGGATGCTCCAAATCCTGTTGAATATGCTGGCATTGAAACCGCTATGAGCCAGCAGTCTTATTATGGGGATTTATCAGGCATTGAAAGCAACCTTCCTTATGATGAAGCCTTTGATAAAGCATTGGCCACTGTTGATGAAATGCCTTGGACTTTAGTTGAAACGAACAAGGAAGAAGGCCGAATTGAGGCTTACGAAAAACTCGCTTGGTTTGGCTTTATTGATGATGTAGTGATTCGAGTAGATACCACCAATACCGGGAGCATTATCGATATACGTTCTAAATCTAGAATTGGTAGAGGTGACCTAGGAGTGAACTATAAGCGCATCGAAGCATTTAAAAATGCTTTTAAAAAATAG